One part of the Homo sapiens chromosome 19, GRCh38.p14 Primary Assembly genome encodes these proteins:
- the UPF1 gene encoding regulator of nonsense transcripts 1 isoform 2 (isoform 2 is encoded by transcript variant 2) produces the protein MSVEAYGPSSQTLTFLDTEEAELLGADTQGSEFEFTDFTLPSQTQTPPGGPGGPGGGGAGGPGGAGAGAAAGQLDAQVGPEGILQNGAVDDSVAKTSQLLAELNFEEDEEDTYYTKDLPIHACSYCGIHDPACVVYCNTSKKWFCNGRGNTSGSHIVNHLVRAKCKEVTLHKDGPLGETVLECYNCGCRNVFLLGFIPAKADSVVVLLCRQPCASQSSLKDINWDSSQWQPLIQDRCFLSWLVKIPSEQEQLRARQITAQQINKLEELWKENPSATLEDLEKPGVDEEPQHVLLRYEDAYQYQNIFGPLVKLEADYDKKLKESQTQDNITVRWDLGLNKKRIAYFTLPKTDSDMRLMQGDEICLRYKGDLAPLWKGIGHVIKVPDNYGDEIAIELRSSVGAPVEVTHNFQVDFVWKSTSFDRMQSALKTFAVDETSVSGYIYHKLLGHEVEDVIIKCQLPKRFTAQGLPDLNHSQVYAVKTVLQRPLSLIQGPPGTGKTVTSATIVYHLARQGNGPVLVCAPSNIAVDQLTEKIHQTGLKVVRLCAKSREAIDSPVSFLALHNQIRNMDSMPELQKLQQLKDETGELSSADEKRYRALKRTAERELLMNADVICCTCVGAGDPRLAKMQFRSILIDESTQATEPECMVPVVLGAKQLILVGDHCQLGPVVMCKKAAKAGLSQSLFERLVVLGIRPIRLQVQYRMHPALSAFPSNIFYEGSLQNGVTAADRVKKGFDFQWPQPDKPMFFYVTQGQEEIASSGTSYLNRTEAANVEKITTKLLKAGAKPDQIGIITPYEGQRSYLVQYMQFSGSLHTKLYQEVEIASVDAFQGREKDFIILSCVRANEHQGIGFLNDPRRLNVALTRARYGVIIVGNPKALSKQPLWNHLLNYYKEQKVLVEGPLNNLRESLMQFSKPRKLVNTINPGARFMTTAMYDAREAIIPGSVYDRSSQGRPSSMYFQTHDQIGMISAGPSHVAAMNIPIPFNLVMPPMPPPGYFGQANGPAAGRGTPKGKTGRGGRQKNRFGLPGPSQTNLPNSQASQDVASQPFSQGALTQGYISMSQPSQMSQPGLSQPELSQDSYLGDEFKSQIDVALSQDSTYQGERAYQHGGVTGLSQY, from the exons GTTGGGCCCGAAGGCATCCTGCAGAACGGGGCTGTGGACGACAGTGTAGCCAAGACCAGCCAGTTGTTGGCTGAGTTGAACTTcgaggaagatgaagaagacaCCTATTACACGAAGGACCTCCCCATACACGCCTGCAG ttaCTGTGGAATACACGATCCTGCCTGCGTGGTTTACTGTAATACCAGCAAGAAGTGGTTCTGCAACGGACGTGGAAATACTTCTGGCAG CCACATTGTAAATCACCTTGTGAGGGCAAAATGCAAAGAGGTGACCCTGCACAAGGACGGGCCCCTGGGGGAGACAGTCCTGGAGTGCTACAACTGCGGCTGTCGCAACGTCTTCCTCCTCGGCTTCATCCCGGCCAAAGCTGACTCAGTGGTGGTGCTGCTGTGCAG GCAGCCCTGTGCCAGCCAGAGCAGCCTCAAGGACATCAACTGGGACAGCTCGCAGTGGCAGCCGCTGATCCAGGACCGCTGCTTCCTGTCCTGGCTGGTCAAGATCCCCTCCGAGCAGGAGCAGCTGCGGGCACGCCAGATCACGGCACAGCAGATCAACAAGCTGGAGGAGCTGTGGAAG GAAAACCCTTCTGCCACGCTGGAGGACCTGGAGAAGCCGGGGGTGGACGAGGAGCCGCAGCATGTCCTCCTGCGGTACGAGGACGCCTACCAGTACCAGAACATATTCGGGCCCCTGGTCAAGCTGGAGGCCGACTACGACAAGAAGCTGAAGGAGTCCCAG ACTCAAGATAACATCACTGTCAGGTGGGACCTGGGCCTTAACAAGAAGAGAATCGCCTACTTCACTTTGCCCAAGACTGACTCTG ACATGCGGCTCATGCAGGGGGATGAGATATGCCTGCGGTACAAAGGGGACCTTGCGCCCCTGTGGAAAGGGATCGGCCACGTCATCAAGGTCCCTGATA ATTATGGCGATGAGATCGCCATTGAGCTGCGGAGCAGCGTGGGTGCACCTGTGGAGGTGACTCACAACTTCCAGGTGGATTTTGTGTGGAAGTCGACCTCCTTTGACAG GATGCAGAGCGCATTGAAAACGTTTGCCGTGGATGAGACCTCGGTGTCTGGCTACATCTACCACAAGCTGTTGGGCCACGAGGTGGAGGACGTAATCATCAAGTGCCAGCTGCCCAAGCGCTTCACGGCGCAGGGCCTCCCCGACCTCAACCACTCCCAG GTTTATGCCGTGAAGACTGTGCTGCAAAGACCACTGAGCCTGATCCAGGGCCCGCCAGGCACGGGGAAGACGGTGACGTCGGCCACCATCGTCTACCACCTGGCCCGGCAAGGCAACGG GCCGGTGCTGGTGTGTGCTCCGAGCAACATCGCCGTGGACCAGCTAACGGAGAAGATCCACCAGACGGGGCTAAAGGTCGTGCGCCTCTGCGCCAAGAGCCGTGAGGCCATCGACTCCCCGGTGTCTTTTCTGGCCCTGCACAACCAGATCAGGAACATGGACAG CATGCCTGAGCTGCAGAAGCTGCAGCAGCTGAAAGACGAGACTGGGGAGCTGTCGTCTGCCGACGAGAAGCGGTACCGGGCCTTGAAGCGCACCGCAGAGAGAGAGCTGCTGATG AACGCAGATGTCATCTGCTGCACATGTGTGGGCGCCGGTGACCCGAGGCTGGCCAAGATGCAGTTCCGCTCCATTTTAATCGACGAAAGCACCCAGGCCACCGAGCCGGAGTGCATGGTTCCCGTGGTCCTCGGGGCCAAGCAG CTGATCCTTGTAGGCGACCACTGCCAGCTGGGCCCAGTGGTGATGTGCAAGAAGGCGGCCAAGGCCGGGCTGTCACAGTCGCTCTTCGAGCGCCTGGTGGTGCTGGGCATCCGGCCCATCCGCCTGCAGGTCCAGTACCGGATGCACCCTGCACTCAGCGCCTTCCCATCCAACATCTTCTACGAGGGCTCCCTCCAGAATGGTGTCACTGCAG CGGATCGTGTGAAGAAGGGATTTGACTTCCAGTGGCCCCAACCCGATAAACCGATGTTCTTCTACGTGACCCAGGGCCAAGAGGAGATTGCCAGCTCGGGCACCTCCTACCTGAACAG GACCGAGGCTGCGAACGTGGAGAAGATCACCACGAAGTTGCTGAAGGCAGGCGCCAAGCCGGACCAGATTGGCATCATCACGCCCTACGAGGGCCAGCGCTCCTACCTGGTGCAGTACATGCAGTTCAGCGGCTCCCTGCACACCAAGCTCTACCAG gaggtggagatcgcCAGTGTGGACGCCTTTCAGGGACGCGAGAAGGACTTCATCATCCTGTCCTGTGTGCGGGCCAACGAGCACCAAGGCATTGGCTTTTTAAATGACCCCAGGCGTCTGAACGTGGCCCTGACCAGAGCAAG GTATGGCGTCATCATTGTGGGCAACCCGAAGGCACTATCAAAGCAGCCGCTCTGGAACCACCTGCTGAACTACTATAAGGAGCAGAAGGTGCTGGTGGAGGGGCCGCTCAACAACCTGCGTGAGAGCCTCATGCAGTTCAGCAAGCCACGGAAGCTGGTCAACACTATCAACCCG GGAGCCCGCTTCATGACCACAGCCATGTATGATGCCCGGGAGGCCATCATCCCAGGCTCCGTCTATGATCGGAGCAGCCAGG GCCGGCCTTCCAGCATGTACTTCCAGACCCATGACCAGATTGGCATGATCAGTGCCGGCCCTAGCCACGTGGCTGCCATGAACATTCCCATCCCCTTCAACCTGGTCATGCCACCCATGCCACCGCCTGGCTATTTTGGACAAGCCAACGGGCCTGCTGCAG GGCGAGGCACCCCGAAAGGCAAGACTGGTCGTGGGGGACGCCAGAAGAACCGCTTTGGGCTTCCTGGACCCAGCCAGACTAACCTCCCcaacagccaagccagccaggatGTGGCGTCACAGCCCTTCTCTCAGGGCGCCCTGACGCAGGGCTACATCTCCATGAGCCAGCCTTCCCAGATGAGCCAGCCCGGCCTCTCCCAGCCGGAGCTGTCCCAG GACAGTTACCTTGGTGACGAGTTTAAATCACAAATCGACGTGGCGCTCTCACAGGACTCCACGTACCAGGGAGAGCGGGCTTACCAGCATGGCGGGGTGACGGGGCTGTCCCAGTATTAA
- the UPF1 gene encoding regulator of nonsense transcripts 1 isoform X3 translates to MLRQEEAPRLTLAQVSLGICWCFRTGGTTPCSSRVGPEGILQNGAVDDSVAKTSQLLAELNFEEDEEDTYYTKDLPIHACSYCGIHDPACVVYCNTSKKWFCNGRGNTSGSHIVNHLVRAKCKEVTLHKDGPLGETVLECYNCGCRNVFLLGFIPAKADSVVVLLCRQPCASQSSLKDINWDSSQWQPLIQDRCFLSWLVKIPSEQEQLRARQITAQQINKLEELWKENPSATLEDLEKPGVDEEPQHVLLRYEDAYQYQNIFGPLVKLEADYDKKLKESQTQDNITVRWDLGLNKKRIAYFTLPKTDSGNEDLVIIWLRDMRLMQGDEICLRYKGDLAPLWKGIGHVIKVPDNANLTQHTDYGDEIAIELRSSVGAPVEVTHNFQVDFVWKSTSFDRMQSALKTFAVDETSVSGYIYHKLLGHEVEDVIIKCQLPKRFTAQGLPDLNHSQVYAVKTVLQRPLSLIQGPPGTGKTVTSATIVYHLARQGNGPVLVCAPSNIAVDQLTEKIHQTGLKVVRLCAKSREAIDSPVSFLALHNQIRNMDSMPELQKLQQLKDETGELSSADEKRYRALKRTAERELLMNADVICCTCVGAGDPRLAKMQFRSILIDESTQATEPECMVPVVLGAKQLILVGDHCQLGPVVMCKKAAKAGLSQSLFERLVVLGIRPIRLQVQYRMHPALSAFPSNIFYEGSLQNGVTAADRVKKGFDFQWPQPDKPMFFYVTQGQEEIASSGTSYLNRTEAANVEKITTKLLKAGAKPDQIGIITPYEGQRSYLVQYMQFSGSLHTKLYQEVEIASVDAFQGREKDFIILSCVRANEHQGIGFLNDPRRLNVALTRARYGVIIVGNPKALSKQPLWNHLLNYYKEQKVLVEGPLNNLRESLMQFSKPRKLVNTINPGARFMTTAMYDAREAIIPGSVYDRSSQGRPSSMYFQTHDQIGMISAGPSHVAAMNIPIPFNLVMPPMPPPGYFGQANGPAAGRGTPKGKTGRGGRQKNRFGLPGPSQTNLPNSQASQDVASQPFSQGALTQGYISMSQPSQMSQPGLSQPELSQDSYLGDEFKSQIDVALSQDSTYQGERAYQHGGVTGLSQY, encoded by the exons GTTGGGCCCGAAGGCATCCTGCAGAACGGGGCTGTGGACGACAGTGTAGCCAAGACCAGCCAGTTGTTGGCTGAGTTGAACTTcgaggaagatgaagaagacaCCTATTACACGAAGGACCTCCCCATACACGCCTGCAG ttaCTGTGGAATACACGATCCTGCCTGCGTGGTTTACTGTAATACCAGCAAGAAGTGGTTCTGCAACGGACGTGGAAATACTTCTGGCAG CCACATTGTAAATCACCTTGTGAGGGCAAAATGCAAAGAGGTGACCCTGCACAAGGACGGGCCCCTGGGGGAGACAGTCCTGGAGTGCTACAACTGCGGCTGTCGCAACGTCTTCCTCCTCGGCTTCATCCCGGCCAAAGCTGACTCAGTGGTGGTGCTGCTGTGCAG GCAGCCCTGTGCCAGCCAGAGCAGCCTCAAGGACATCAACTGGGACAGCTCGCAGTGGCAGCCGCTGATCCAGGACCGCTGCTTCCTGTCCTGGCTGGTCAAGATCCCCTCCGAGCAGGAGCAGCTGCGGGCACGCCAGATCACGGCACAGCAGATCAACAAGCTGGAGGAGCTGTGGAAG GAAAACCCTTCTGCCACGCTGGAGGACCTGGAGAAGCCGGGGGTGGACGAGGAGCCGCAGCATGTCCTCCTGCGGTACGAGGACGCCTACCAGTACCAGAACATATTCGGGCCCCTGGTCAAGCTGGAGGCCGACTACGACAAGAAGCTGAAGGAGTCCCAG ACTCAAGATAACATCACTGTCAGGTGGGACCTGGGCCTTAACAAGAAGAGAATCGCCTACTTCACTTTGCCCAAGACTGACTCTGGTAATGAGGATTTAGTCATAATTTGGTTAAGAG ACATGCGGCTCATGCAGGGGGATGAGATATGCCTGCGGTACAAAGGGGACCTTGCGCCCCTGTGGAAAGGGATCGGCCACGTCATCAAGGTCCCTGATA ATGCAAACTTAACTCAGCACACAGATTATGGCGATGAGATCGCCATTGAGCTGCGGAGCAGCGTGGGTGCACCTGTGGAGGTGACTCACAACTTCCAGGTGGATTTTGTGTGGAAGTCGACCTCCTTTGACAG GATGCAGAGCGCATTGAAAACGTTTGCCGTGGATGAGACCTCGGTGTCTGGCTACATCTACCACAAGCTGTTGGGCCACGAGGTGGAGGACGTAATCATCAAGTGCCAGCTGCCCAAGCGCTTCACGGCGCAGGGCCTCCCCGACCTCAACCACTCCCAG GTTTATGCCGTGAAGACTGTGCTGCAAAGACCACTGAGCCTGATCCAGGGCCCGCCAGGCACGGGGAAGACGGTGACGTCGGCCACCATCGTCTACCACCTGGCCCGGCAAGGCAACGG GCCGGTGCTGGTGTGTGCTCCGAGCAACATCGCCGTGGACCAGCTAACGGAGAAGATCCACCAGACGGGGCTAAAGGTCGTGCGCCTCTGCGCCAAGAGCCGTGAGGCCATCGACTCCCCGGTGTCTTTTCTGGCCCTGCACAACCAGATCAGGAACATGGACAG CATGCCTGAGCTGCAGAAGCTGCAGCAGCTGAAAGACGAGACTGGGGAGCTGTCGTCTGCCGACGAGAAGCGGTACCGGGCCTTGAAGCGCACCGCAGAGAGAGAGCTGCTGATG AACGCAGATGTCATCTGCTGCACATGTGTGGGCGCCGGTGACCCGAGGCTGGCCAAGATGCAGTTCCGCTCCATTTTAATCGACGAAAGCACCCAGGCCACCGAGCCGGAGTGCATGGTTCCCGTGGTCCTCGGGGCCAAGCAG CTGATCCTTGTAGGCGACCACTGCCAGCTGGGCCCAGTGGTGATGTGCAAGAAGGCGGCCAAGGCCGGGCTGTCACAGTCGCTCTTCGAGCGCCTGGTGGTGCTGGGCATCCGGCCCATCCGCCTGCAGGTCCAGTACCGGATGCACCCTGCACTCAGCGCCTTCCCATCCAACATCTTCTACGAGGGCTCCCTCCAGAATGGTGTCACTGCAG CGGATCGTGTGAAGAAGGGATTTGACTTCCAGTGGCCCCAACCCGATAAACCGATGTTCTTCTACGTGACCCAGGGCCAAGAGGAGATTGCCAGCTCGGGCACCTCCTACCTGAACAG GACCGAGGCTGCGAACGTGGAGAAGATCACCACGAAGTTGCTGAAGGCAGGCGCCAAGCCGGACCAGATTGGCATCATCACGCCCTACGAGGGCCAGCGCTCCTACCTGGTGCAGTACATGCAGTTCAGCGGCTCCCTGCACACCAAGCTCTACCAG gaggtggagatcgcCAGTGTGGACGCCTTTCAGGGACGCGAGAAGGACTTCATCATCCTGTCCTGTGTGCGGGCCAACGAGCACCAAGGCATTGGCTTTTTAAATGACCCCAGGCGTCTGAACGTGGCCCTGACCAGAGCAAG GTATGGCGTCATCATTGTGGGCAACCCGAAGGCACTATCAAAGCAGCCGCTCTGGAACCACCTGCTGAACTACTATAAGGAGCAGAAGGTGCTGGTGGAGGGGCCGCTCAACAACCTGCGTGAGAGCCTCATGCAGTTCAGCAAGCCACGGAAGCTGGTCAACACTATCAACCCG GGAGCCCGCTTCATGACCACAGCCATGTATGATGCCCGGGAGGCCATCATCCCAGGCTCCGTCTATGATCGGAGCAGCCAGG GCCGGCCTTCCAGCATGTACTTCCAGACCCATGACCAGATTGGCATGATCAGTGCCGGCCCTAGCCACGTGGCTGCCATGAACATTCCCATCCCCTTCAACCTGGTCATGCCACCCATGCCACCGCCTGGCTATTTTGGACAAGCCAACGGGCCTGCTGCAG GGCGAGGCACCCCGAAAGGCAAGACTGGTCGTGGGGGACGCCAGAAGAACCGCTTTGGGCTTCCTGGACCCAGCCAGACTAACCTCCCcaacagccaagccagccaggatGTGGCGTCACAGCCCTTCTCTCAGGGCGCCCTGACGCAGGGCTACATCTCCATGAGCCAGCCTTCCCAGATGAGCCAGCCCGGCCTCTCCCAGCCGGAGCTGTCCCAG GACAGTTACCTTGGTGACGAGTTTAAATCACAAATCGACGTGGCGCTCTCACAGGACTCCACGTACCAGGGAGAGCGGGCTTACCAGCATGGCGGGGTGACGGGGCTGTCCCAGTATTAA